In Candidatus Latescibacter sp., a genomic segment contains:
- a CDS encoding helix-turn-helix domain-containing protein, with protein sequence MYLMSIEELAEYLGETKRTIYRYIQSGDCPPYIRINKKNIKFDKKDVDDWLESRKIRPQSPAKQGDPDA encoded by the coding sequence ATGTACTTAATGTCAATCGAAGAATTGGCGGAATATCTGGGCGAGACTAAAAGGACCATATACCGGTATATCCAGTCCGGTGATTGTCCGCCTTACATCCGCATCAACAAAAAGAATATCAAATTCGATAAAAAAGATGTGGATGACTGGTTGGAATCCAGGAAAATTCGTCCGCAATCACCTGCCAAACAAGGAGATCCCGATGCGTAA